GGCGACGGGGCTGGCCATCCGCTCGGCGTTCTTCGACCTGGCCGCCTCCCTTACCGCCTGGAACCTGGAGCGGGAACGGCGGGAGCTGGCCCGTCAAACCCTGGACCTGGTGGAGGACAAGTATCGACGGGGCGCTCTGCCCATCATCGATCTGCTCGACGCCCAGACCGAATACGTCTCTTCTCAATCGACGGAAGTGTCTTCCTTCTACGCCGCGGTTTCGGACCTGGTGCGGATGGAGCGCAGCATCGGCTTCATCCGGTACGCCGCCGAACCGGAGGAGGCGGAAGTCATCATCGGAGATCTGATCGCTTATCTGGAATCCCACCCCGGAACGGCCCCATGAGGAGCGCACGCCGAGAAAGGAGGCGATGGTGAGAGGAACAAACAGACTGATCGCCCGAAAGGGAAGCCGGCTCCTGGCCCTGGCCGCCGGCCTCAGCCTGGGGACGATGGGATGCGGGGAAAAGCAAGAACAGCCCCCGGAGATCGTCAGGCCGGTGAAATCGCTGGTGGTCGCCCCCGCGGCCGAAGGCGTGAAACGTTCCTTCAGCGGCGTGGCCCGTCCGGGGCGGGAAGCCACGCTGGCCTTCCGGGTGGGCGGGAAGATCCGGGAGATCCTGGTCGAAGCCGGGGACGAGGTCGGCGAGGGGACCGTCCTCGCCCGGCTTGACGACACCGACTACCGTCTCGACGTCCGCAATCTGGAACATAACCTGGAAAGCGCGGGGGCCGCCGCCCGCAACTCCGAGAACAGCTACCGGCGGGCCATGGGGCTCTACGAAAACAACAACATCAGCCGCGACACGCTCGATCAGGCCGAAGCTCAGCGCAATTCCGACCGGGCCCAGACGCAAGCCCTGGAAGCCCAGCTGGAGCAGGCCCGCAACCAGCTTTCCTACGCCGAACTCAGGGCCCCGTTCGCCGGTTCCGTATCCGGGAAGGAAGTGGAGGAGTACGAGACGGTCACCGCCGGTCAGCCGGTGCTGCGGATCCTCGATCCTCGCTCCATAAAGATCAGGCTGGGAGTCCCGGAAAGCCTGGCCGCCCGAATCGAGCCCGGGCGCCGGGCG
This genomic stretch from bacterium harbors:
- a CDS encoding efflux RND transporter periplasmic adaptor subunit, whose translation is MRGTNRLIARKGSRLLALAAGLSLGTMGCGEKQEQPPEIVRPVKSLVVAPAAEGVKRSFSGVARPGREATLAFRVGGKIREILVEAGDEVGEGTVLARLDDTDYRLDVRNLEHNLESAGAAARNSENSYRRAMGLYENNNISRDTLDQAEAQRNSDRAQTQALEAQLEQARNQLSYAELRAPFAGSVSGKEVEEYETVTAGQPVLRILDPRSIKIRLGVPESLAARIEPGRRAEVALESFPGKTFRGSVSEVEIALDNMTGTYPVTVVLLDPPAGARPGMAAEVSFFFEFPEGEGIVVPTSAVFSDLETGADYVWVVEGGKVNKRRVALGTLCTEGVEVTSGLEGGERVVTAGVSRLEEGRRVRLGDGLEP
- a CDS encoding TolC family protein translates to MNVGDGSNGSARRKAEQALSLREEATGLAIRSAFFDLAASLTAWNLERERRELARQTLDLVEDKYRRGALPIIDLLDAQTEYVSSQSTEVSSFYAAVSDLVRMERSIGFIRYAAEPEEAEVIIGDLIAYLESHPGTAP